In Siniperca chuatsi isolate FFG_IHB_CAS linkage group LG16, ASM2008510v1, whole genome shotgun sequence, the following proteins share a genomic window:
- the si:ch211-57i17.5 gene encoding usherin, whose translation MTGIALLLLAVVLGVVLHKVLNKPPFTRERPPLVALPMQKRSPMAIYPPSNSVFFDTVPDTTGFSNSVTLKGFTIKTEEVLEAKCEPVDEVPPQGELGILSVNSLRRSVSQVMDGKSLTGDDEAWDPNISGHDSGMFMDDEEFVDTIKGFSTVRKEHTMFTDTNL comes from the exons ATGACAGGCAtcgccctgctgctgctggccgtCGTGTTAGGTGTCGTGCTTCATAAG GTCCTGAACAAACCCCCCTTCACCAGAGAGAGACCCCCGCTGGTGGCCCTGCCCATGCAGAAGAGGAGCCCCATGGCCATTTATCCACCCAGCAACTCGGTTTTT TTTGACACTGTACCTGACACAACAGGCTTCTCCAACAGTGTAACACTCAAGGGCTTCACCATAAAAACAGAg GAGGTGCTGGAAGCTAAATGTGAGCCCGTCGATGAGGTCCCACCGCAGGGTGAGCTGGGGATCCTCAGCGTGAACTCCCTGAGGCGCAGCGTCAGCCAGGTGATGGACGGGAAGTCCCTCACAGGAGACGACGAAGCGTGGGACCCAAACATTTCCGGCCATGACAGTGGGATG TTTATGGACGATGAGGAATTTGTTGACACCATCAAAGGTTTCAGCACCGTGAGGAAGGAGCACACCATGTTCACTGACACCAACCTGTGA